GTTGGTCATCGCACTCGACTTCAGCATCGTGTACGTGGCGCTTCCCGGTATCCGGAGCGCACTGGGCTTCTCCGCGCAGGATCTCCAGTGGGTCGTCAGCGCGTACGTGGTGGCCACCGGCGGCCTGCTTCTGCTGGGCGGTCGCGCCACCGACCTGTTGGGCCGCCGTCGGATGTTCGTCCTGGCCGCACTCCTCTACGCGGTCTCGTCCCTGGTGGGTGGTCTGTCCGAGTCCGCCGGAACCCTCGTGGCGGTGCGCGCCGTCCAGGGTCTGGGCGGGGCCCTGCTCTTTCCCGCGACGCTCTCACTGATCAACACGGTCTATGCCGAAGGGCCGGCCCGTAACCGCGCGCTCGCGGTGTGGGGGGCGGCCGGCGCGGGAGGGCTCTGCTTCGGTTCGCTGCTCGGCGGGGCGCTTGTGCAGATGTTCGGCTGGCAGGCGGTGTTCTTCGTCAACGTTCCACTGGCCGGTGCGATCGCCCTGGCGGGGTATCTGCTCTTCCCCGCGGACGTCCGGCGCCCGGCGCGGGACGGGTTCGACGTCCTGGGAGCCCTGACCGCCACGGCCGGAATCACCCTTCTCGTATTCGTCCTGGTACGGGCTCCCGAGACGGGCTGGAGGACGCGCGAGACCGCCCTTCTGGTGCTGACCGCTCTGGCCCTGACCGCGATCTTCGTGGTGGTGGAGTCACGGTCCCGTGCCCCGCTCGTCCCGCCCCGTCTGTTCGCCCGTCGCGGGCTCTTGGGGGCGATGGCCCTGACCGCGCTCTACGGCGCGACCTTCAGCTCGATGCCGTACTTCCTCAC
The nucleotide sequence above comes from Streptomyces sp. NBC_01716. Encoded proteins:
- a CDS encoding MFS transporter, which codes for MSVTKSPVAVTGPRLGAPLLALAAAQLVIALDFSIVYVALPGIRSALGFSAQDLQWVVSAYVVATGGLLLLGGRATDLLGRRRMFVLAALLYAVSSLVGGLSESAGTLVAVRAVQGLGGALLFPATLSLINTVYAEGPARNRALAVWGAAGAGGLCFGSLLGGALVQMFGWQAVFFVNVPLAGAIALAGYLLFPADVRRPARDGFDVLGALTATAGITLLVFVLVRAPETGWRTRETALLVLTALALTAIFVVVESRSRAPLVPPRLFARRGLLGAMALTALYGATFSSMPYFLTLYFQTLHRYTAFATGLAFLVPAVVVALGARLGAKAVSRFGPHRTLLGGMLAGAAGALALGPALADSGSYPPLLPGLLLLSLGQGIGWTAMWIAAAAGVAPDDQGIASGLASTTLQAGGALGLAVLVASANSVTGSAGAGLLDGIRTAVHLIAAGLCCGALMILARRRTHTSPTGQAR